One genomic window of Pseudomonas aeruginosa includes the following:
- a CDS encoding glutathione S-transferase family protein, with amino-acid sequence MLEILGKASSINVRKVLWTCAELDLPYRREDWGSGFRDTHAAEFLALNPNAMVPVLRDGELVLWESNSIIRYLANRYTGERLYPQQAAPRARVDQWLDWQASDLNRSWSYAFMSLVRQSPAHRDAAQVEASLRGWTGFMEILEGQLLRTGAYVAGETFSLADIAIGLSVNRWYETPFEHPSLPAVRAYYERLGARPGFLAHGRNGVP; translated from the coding sequence ATGCTGGAGATTCTCGGAAAGGCCTCTTCGATCAACGTGCGCAAGGTGCTCTGGACCTGCGCCGAACTGGACCTGCCCTACCGCCGCGAAGACTGGGGCAGCGGCTTCCGCGACACCCACGCGGCGGAATTCCTCGCCCTCAACCCGAACGCCATGGTGCCGGTGCTGCGCGACGGCGAACTGGTGCTCTGGGAATCCAACAGCATCATCCGCTACCTGGCCAACCGCTATACCGGCGAACGCCTCTATCCGCAGCAGGCGGCGCCGCGCGCGCGGGTCGACCAGTGGCTGGACTGGCAGGCCTCCGACCTCAACCGCTCGTGGAGCTATGCCTTCATGAGCCTGGTCCGGCAGTCGCCGGCGCACCGCGACGCGGCCCAGGTGGAGGCTTCGTTGCGCGGCTGGACGGGCTTCATGGAAATCCTCGAGGGACAACTGCTACGCACCGGCGCCTATGTCGCCGGCGAGACCTTCAGCCTGGCCGACATCGCCATCGGCCTGTCGGTCAACCGCTGGTACGAGACGCCGTTCGAGCATCCGTCGCTGCCAGCGGTGCGCGCCTATTACGAGCGCCTCGGCGCCCGTCCCGGCTTCCTCGCCCACGGCCGCAACGGCGTACCCTGA
- a CDS encoding alpha/beta fold hydrolase — MKILALLAACLLAGCAANAPLRDDSESTCADMRPCSDSYYERHPNYEIGFVEYSERGNDFAPARTQRLIDQLKRYSARGDIAMVVFIHGWKHNAGRDDGNVASFNKALANLASSGVLGKRRLVGLYVGWRGKSMHGLYSENLTYWDRKAVAEEVGRGGVAELLAQLERIDRKDRNYLVIVGHSFGGAITLGALHDPLLERLLALQDGQRIRAFGDAVIMLNPAIEANQGLLLKENSLKVGALGTQPPPLLYVISSHGDSATHFAFPLGQWVGVNLTWSQVDLDRTYNGTRYRLREEDLDTTALGNYSLYRTALLIDRECPLPDGSDNCAPRPPEPRVIDDTDIGKWRFRSFCSADGGNADPALPRMPCYSNEPVNFIYTSQSFIADHNDIFNDQVIAFMATAVSKAIYERTAGASYYRECHDPVRKNFSFGKCFDFHYLKATAMHRRLQRQLSEPGTRSEQDVLYENPL, encoded by the coding sequence ATGAAAATACTCGCCCTTCTCGCAGCCTGCCTGCTGGCAGGCTGCGCCGCCAACGCCCCGCTGCGCGATGACAGCGAATCGACCTGCGCCGACATGCGGCCTTGCAGCGACAGCTACTACGAACGCCATCCGAACTACGAGATCGGCTTCGTCGAATACAGCGAGCGCGGCAACGACTTCGCGCCTGCCAGAACGCAACGCCTGATCGACCAGCTAAAGCGCTACTCCGCCCGGGGGGACATCGCCATGGTGGTGTTCATTCACGGTTGGAAGCACAACGCGGGACGGGACGACGGCAACGTCGCCAGCTTCAACAAGGCACTCGCCAATCTCGCCTCCTCCGGGGTGCTGGGCAAACGCAGGCTGGTCGGCCTCTATGTTGGCTGGCGGGGCAAGTCGATGCATGGCCTGTATAGCGAGAACTTGACCTACTGGGACAGGAAGGCCGTCGCCGAGGAAGTCGGCCGGGGTGGCGTCGCCGAGTTGCTCGCCCAGTTGGAACGGATCGATCGCAAGGACAGGAACTATCTGGTGATCGTCGGCCACAGCTTCGGCGGCGCAATCACCCTCGGCGCACTTCACGACCCGTTGCTCGAACGCCTGCTGGCTCTCCAGGACGGTCAGCGGATACGCGCCTTCGGCGACGCGGTAATCATGCTGAATCCGGCGATAGAGGCCAATCAGGGCCTGCTGCTCAAGGAGAACAGCCTCAAGGTCGGCGCCCTGGGAACCCAGCCGCCGCCGCTGCTGTACGTCATCAGTTCGCACGGCGACAGCGCCACCCACTTCGCCTTCCCGCTCGGCCAATGGGTCGGCGTCAACCTCACCTGGAGCCAGGTGGACCTGGACAGGACCTACAACGGAACCCGCTATCGCCTCCGGGAAGAAGACCTGGATACCACCGCCCTCGGCAACTACAGCCTGTATCGGACCGCCCTGCTGATCGACCGCGAGTGCCCGCTGCCGGATGGCAGCGACAACTGCGCGCCAAGACCGCCCGAACCACGGGTGATCGACGACACCGATATCGGCAAATGGCGCTTCAGGAGCTTCTGCAGCGCGGACGGCGGCAACGCCGATCCGGCGCTGCCGCGCATGCCCTGCTACAGCAACGAGCCGGTCAACTTCATCTACACCTCGCAGTCCTTCATCGCCGACCACAACGATATCTTCAACGACCAGGTGATCGCCTTCATGGCCACCGCCGTCAGCAAGGCCATCTACGAACGCACGGCTGGCGCCTCCTACTACCGGGAGTGCCACGACCCGGTGCGGAAGAACTTCTCGTTCGGCAAGTGCTTCGACTTCCACTACCTCAAAGCCACGGCCATGCACCGGCGGCTGCAACGGCAACTCTCGGAACCCGGCACCCGCAGCGAACAGGACGTCCTCTATGAAAACCCTCTCTAG
- a CDS encoding DNA polymerase II produces the protein MELLQGFVLTRHWRDTPAGTEVAFWLATEQGPRQVRLPPQPSVAFVLAEQRGRVESLLAGETGAELRPLALRDFQQRPVLGLYCQQHRQLMNLEKRLRQAGVEVFEADIRPPERYLMERFITAPVSLEASVEADGSLLARRLKPAPDYRPRLRLVSLDIETNARGDLYSIALEGCGQRQVYMLGPANGDAAAVDFRLDYCDSRAGLLERLNQWLAEHDPDAIIGWNLVQFDLRVLHEHAQRLKVPLRLGRGGDEMGWREHGSRNNHFFAAAAGRLIIDGIEALRSATWSFPSFSLENVARTLLGEGKAIDNPYQRMDEIDRMFAEDKPALAHYNLKDCELVTRIFARTELLDFLLERATVTGLPADRSGGSVAAFTHLYMPLMHRAGFVAPNLGEKRPEASPGGFVMDSRPGLYESVLVLDYKSLYPSIIRTFLIDPVGLVEGLRQPDDEHSVEGFRGARFSRTRHCLPAIVARVWEGREAAKRERNQPLSQALKIIMNAFYGVLGSSGCRFFDPRLASSITLRGHRIMRRTRELIEAEGYTVIYGDTDSTFVWLGSPRAEEEAAAIGRALVARVNDWWREHLKEEFGLDSALELQFETHYRRFLMPTVRGAEEGSKKRYAGLVRRADGGEEMVFKGLETVRTDWSPLAQRFQQELYLRIFNRQPYQDYVRDYVRRTLAGELDDLLVYRKRLRRRLDDYQRNVPPHVRAARIADDYNLERGRPRQYQSGGWISYVISVAGPEPLEARRSAIDYEHYVGKQLQPVADAILPFVGDDFATLVDRQMALF, from the coding sequence GTGGAGTTACTGCAAGGGTTCGTCCTGACCCGGCACTGGCGCGATACGCCGGCCGGCACGGAAGTCGCGTTCTGGCTGGCGACCGAGCAGGGCCCGCGGCAGGTGCGGCTGCCGCCGCAGCCGTCGGTGGCGTTCGTCCTCGCCGAGCAGCGCGGGCGCGTCGAGTCCCTGCTCGCCGGGGAGACTGGCGCCGAGCTGCGGCCGCTGGCGCTGCGCGACTTCCAGCAGCGGCCGGTGCTCGGCCTGTACTGCCAGCAGCATCGCCAACTGATGAATCTGGAGAAACGCTTGCGCCAGGCCGGCGTCGAGGTGTTCGAGGCCGATATCCGGCCGCCGGAGCGCTACCTGATGGAGCGCTTCATCACCGCGCCGGTCAGCCTGGAGGCGAGTGTCGAGGCTGACGGCAGCCTGCTCGCCCGGCGCCTGAAGCCGGCTCCGGACTATCGCCCGCGCCTGCGCCTGGTGTCGCTGGACATCGAGACCAACGCCCGCGGCGATCTCTACTCCATCGCCCTGGAAGGCTGCGGCCAGCGCCAGGTATACATGCTCGGCCCGGCCAACGGCGATGCCGCGGCCGTGGATTTCCGCCTCGACTATTGCGACAGCCGTGCCGGGCTGCTGGAACGTCTCAACCAGTGGCTGGCCGAGCACGACCCCGACGCCATCATCGGCTGGAACCTGGTGCAGTTCGACCTGCGCGTCCTGCATGAGCATGCCCAGCGCCTGAAGGTGCCGCTGCGCCTGGGGCGTGGCGGCGACGAAATGGGCTGGCGCGAGCACGGCAGCCGCAACAACCACTTTTTCGCCGCGGCGGCCGGCCGCCTGATCATCGATGGCATCGAGGCGCTGCGCTCGGCGACCTGGAGCTTCCCCTCGTTCAGCCTGGAGAACGTCGCCCGGACCCTGCTCGGCGAAGGCAAGGCGATCGACAATCCGTACCAGCGGATGGACGAGATCGATCGCATGTTCGCCGAGGACAAGCCGGCCCTCGCGCACTACAACCTGAAGGACTGCGAATTGGTGACGCGGATCTTCGCCCGTACCGAACTGCTCGACTTCCTCCTCGAACGGGCCACCGTCACCGGCCTGCCGGCGGACCGCAGCGGCGGCTCGGTGGCGGCCTTCACCCACCTGTACATGCCGTTGATGCACCGCGCCGGCTTCGTCGCCCCGAACCTCGGCGAGAAGCGTCCGGAAGCCAGTCCCGGCGGCTTCGTCATGGACTCGCGGCCGGGCCTCTACGAATCGGTGCTGGTGCTCGACTACAAGAGCCTGTATCCGTCGATCATCCGTACCTTCCTGATCGACCCGGTCGGCCTGGTGGAAGGCCTGCGCCAGCCGGACGACGAGCACTCGGTGGAAGGCTTTCGCGGCGCCCGCTTCTCGCGTACCCGGCATTGCCTGCCGGCCATCGTCGCACGGGTCTGGGAGGGCCGCGAGGCGGCCAAGCGCGAACGCAACCAGCCGCTCTCGCAGGCGTTGAAGATCATCATGAACGCCTTCTACGGGGTGCTGGGTTCCAGCGGCTGCCGCTTCTTCGACCCGCGCCTGGCCTCGTCCATCACCCTGCGCGGGCATCGGATCATGCGCCGTACCCGCGAGCTGATCGAGGCCGAGGGCTATACGGTGATCTATGGCGATACCGACTCCACCTTCGTCTGGCTCGGCAGCCCCCGCGCCGAGGAGGAGGCCGCGGCCATCGGCCGGGCGCTGGTGGCGCGGGTCAACGACTGGTGGCGCGAGCACCTGAAAGAAGAATTCGGCCTCGACAGCGCCCTCGAGCTGCAATTCGAGACCCATTACCGGCGTTTTCTCATGCCCACCGTGCGCGGCGCCGAGGAGGGCAGCAAGAAACGCTACGCCGGCCTGGTGCGCCGCGCCGACGGTGGCGAGGAGATGGTCTTCAAGGGCCTGGAGACCGTGCGCACCGACTGGTCGCCGCTGGCCCAGCGCTTCCAGCAGGAACTCTACCTGCGCATCTTCAATCGCCAGCCCTACCAGGACTACGTGCGCGATTACGTACGACGGACCCTGGCCGGCGAGCTGGACGACCTGCTGGTCTACCGCAAGCGCCTGCGCCGGCGCCTCGACGATTACCAGCGCAACGTGCCGCCGCATGTGCGCGCGGCGCGCATCGCCGACGACTACAACCTCGAGCGCGGGCGCCCGCGGCAGTACCAGAGCGGCGGCTGGATCAGCTACGTGATCAGCGTCGCCGGTCCCGAGCCGCTCGAGGCGCGGCGTTCGGCCATCGACTACGAGCACTACGTGGGCAAGCAGTTGCAGCCGGTGGCCGACGCCATCCTGCCGTTCGTCGGCGATGATTTCGCCACTTTGGTCGACCGGCAGATGGCACTATTCTGA
- a CDS encoding GNAT family N-acetyltransferase, with translation MTEPTIRRLAGEEILARLDELAEVLLDCVEGGASVSFMWPLPRERALAFWRGVGESVAGDERLLLVAEAEGRIVGTVQLLLDQPPNQPHRADVAKMLVHRRARRRGIGEALMGELDRLARACGKSLLVLDTVSGSAAERLYLKTGWTRVGEIPDYALMPDGTPCPTTYFYKRLAAAG, from the coding sequence ATGACCGAACCGACGATTCGCCGCCTGGCTGGCGAGGAGATCCTGGCGCGCCTGGACGAACTGGCCGAGGTACTGCTGGACTGCGTGGAAGGCGGGGCTTCGGTCAGCTTCATGTGGCCGTTGCCGCGGGAGCGGGCGCTGGCTTTCTGGCGCGGCGTCGGCGAGAGCGTGGCGGGCGATGAACGCCTGCTGCTGGTGGCGGAAGCGGAGGGGCGGATCGTCGGTACCGTGCAACTGCTCCTCGACCAACCGCCGAACCAGCCGCACCGCGCCGACGTGGCGAAGATGCTGGTGCACCGGCGTGCGCGTCGGCGCGGCATCGGCGAGGCGCTGATGGGCGAGCTGGACCGGCTCGCCCGGGCCTGCGGCAAGTCCCTGCTGGTGCTGGATACGGTCAGCGGCAGCGCCGCCGAACGGCTGTACCTGAAGACCGGCTGGACACGGGTCGGGGAAATCCCGGACTACGCCCTGATGCCGGACGGCACGCCCTGTCCCACCACCTATTTCTACAAGCGCCTGGCTGCTGCCGGCTGA
- a CDS encoding helix-turn-helix domain-containing protein, whose translation MDIDELIARRLAALRKERELTLAQLAERCAVSKAMISRIERNQSSPTASVLGRLAGGLGVALSELLGDAQAPAEPLCRRAQQEVWEDPASGYRRRQVGALDPRSGCEMVEVEIPANARLDYPRWGGRPYRQRLWLVEGALRVDYGEQSFHLQRGDRLDFGVDRAVTFATAGQACRYLLVILHD comes from the coding sequence ATGGATATCGACGAACTGATTGCCCGACGCCTAGCCGCCCTGCGCAAGGAGCGCGAGCTGACCCTCGCCCAACTGGCCGAACGCTGCGCGGTGAGCAAGGCGATGATCTCGCGCATCGAGCGCAACCAAAGCAGCCCCACCGCCAGCGTCCTCGGCCGTCTCGCCGGCGGCCTGGGGGTCGCCCTCTCCGAGCTGCTCGGCGACGCGCAGGCGCCGGCCGAACCGCTCTGCCGGCGCGCGCAGCAGGAAGTGTGGGAAGACCCGGCCAGCGGCTACCGCCGCCGCCAGGTCGGCGCTCTCGATCCGCGCAGCGGCTGCGAGATGGTGGAAGTGGAGATCCCGGCGAACGCCCGCCTCGACTATCCCCGCTGGGGCGGCCGGCCCTACCGGCAGCGCCTGTGGCTGGTCGAGGGTGCGCTGCGGGTGGATTACGGCGAGCAGTCGTTCCACCTGCAACGCGGCGACCGCCTGGACTTCGGCGTCGACCGCGCGGTGACCTTCGCCACCGCCGGGCAAGCCTGCCGCTACCTGCTGGTGATCCTCCACGACTAG
- the ndhC gene encoding NADH-quinone oxidoreductase subunit A has product MYASFAPATWALLAYLFGALALCLLMLGLGRVLGGRSHGRAKNLPFESGVDSTGSSRLRFSVKYALVAMLFVIFGIEMPFLYLWAVSLRENGWAGFVEATLFVSLLLVGLFYLHRVGALDWSPERRRKKPHD; this is encoded by the coding sequence ATGTACGCATCCTTCGCTCCCGCGACCTGGGCCTTGCTCGCCTACCTCTTCGGCGCGCTCGCCCTTTGCCTGCTCATGCTGGGGTTGGGCCGGGTGCTGGGCGGCCGATCGCATGGCCGGGCGAAGAACCTGCCGTTCGAGTCGGGGGTGGATTCCACCGGCTCGTCGCGCTTGCGCTTCTCGGTCAAGTACGCGTTGGTCGCCATGCTGTTCGTGATCTTCGGCATCGAGATGCCGTTCCTCTACCTCTGGGCGGTGTCGCTGCGGGAGAATGGCTGGGCGGGTTTCGTCGAGGCGACGCTGTTCGTCTCCCTGCTGCTGGTCGGACTGTTCTACCTGCACCGGGTCGGCGCCCTCGACTGGTCGCCGGAGCGCCGGCGGAAAAAGCCGCACGACTAG
- a CDS encoding DMT family transporter, which translates to MAWIYLLLAGVFEIVWATAMKESAGFTRLWPSLVTLLFMILSFGLLAVSMKTLPLGTAYTIWVGIGAVGAFALGILLFGESPSPLRLLAVGLIVAGIVILKLATRQG; encoded by the coding sequence ATGGCGTGGATCTATCTCTTGCTCGCCGGTGTCTTCGAAATCGTCTGGGCCACGGCCATGAAGGAGTCGGCCGGCTTCACCCGCCTGTGGCCGAGCCTGGTCACCCTGCTGTTCATGATCCTCAGCTTCGGCCTGCTGGCCGTTTCCATGAAAACCCTGCCCCTCGGCACGGCCTACACCATCTGGGTCGGCATCGGTGCGGTCGGCGCCTTCGCCCTGGGCATCCTGCTCTTCGGCGAAAGCCCGAGCCCGTTGCGGCTGCTGGCGGTGGGGCTGATCGTGGCCGGCATCGTCATTCTCAAGCTGGCGACCCGTCAGGGCTGA
- a CDS encoding (2Fe-2S)-binding protein: protein MPTSLVLNGKNVTLDVDPNMPLLWAIRESAGLHGTKFGCGMAQCGACTVQLDGTAVRSCVLPVSAVAGKRVTTIEGIQSKPGKAVQDAWVKLQVPQCGYCQSGQIMSATALLEQNASPSDADIDAAMNGNICRCAAYVRIRAAIHEAADTLKA from the coding sequence ATGCCCACCTCGCTCGTCCTGAACGGCAAGAACGTCACCCTCGACGTCGATCCCAACATGCCCCTGCTCTGGGCCATCCGGGAAAGCGCCGGCCTGCACGGCACCAAGTTCGGCTGCGGCATGGCCCAGTGCGGTGCCTGCACCGTGCAGCTGGACGGCACCGCGGTACGTTCCTGCGTGCTGCCGGTCTCCGCGGTCGCCGGCAAGCGCGTCACCACCATCGAGGGTATCCAGAGCAAGCCCGGCAAGGCCGTGCAGGACGCCTGGGTCAAGCTCCAGGTACCGCAGTGCGGCTACTGCCAGTCCGGCCAGATCATGTCCGCCACCGCGCTGCTGGAGCAGAACGCCAGCCCCAGCGACGCCGACATCGATGCCGCGATGAACGGCAACATCTGCCGCTGCGCCGCCTATGTGCGGATCCGCGCCGCCATCCACGAAGCCGCCGACACCCTGAAGGCCTGA